CAAACATCCACTGTATCTAAATGTGCTACAAACCCAACGGAAGGAATCTTGCAGCTGCAATCTGCCGGCAAGTTGGCTGGCAAACGACCTGTCAAAATACATTTACTGCTTAACTCTAACTCTACTAAACCAAGCTCTTCGCACTCTTTATGTAAAAGTTTAGCTAAATCCCATTGTCCAGCACTACTAGGAACTTCAATTCCTCCATTTTGTATACTTTGGCTTTCTACTGCAACATAACGATAAAACCGATTTACAAGTTGTTCTTGCATTTTCATTGCCTCCCTCAAAAATTCTTTATCATATCATGTAGTGATTAGTTTTTTAAAACTAATCACTACATAGAGCAAAATATAGAATTAAAACATACTTCTTGGATAAACGTAATCAGCTTGGAAACCAAGCGGAATATTAAACCACCAGAATAAGTACAACATAATTGTTAAGCTAATTAAAAGTGCTATCGTATATGGAATCATCAAGGAACTTAATGTTCCAACCCCAGTATTTTTATAGTACTTTTGACAGTAAATAATAATTAATGGATAAAACGCAAACATCGGCGTAGACACATTCACTGCAGAATCACTGATACGGAATGCTACTTGCGTTAATTCAGGCGCAATTCCTACAGCCATCAACATTGGTACGAAAATCGGTGCTAGAATTGCCCATTTTGCCGAAGCCGAAGTGATAATAAGATTTAAAAATGCTACGAAGATGATAATTCCAAATATAGTGATTTGCGGAGGCAATGCTAAAGATTTTAAGAACTCCGCACCAGCAACGGCAATTAATGCACCAATATTGGATGCACCGAAAACATACATGAATTGCGCTGCAAAAAAATAGAATACAATCAGCTGAATCAATGTTTTTGTTATGTCTTCCATAGATTTCGTGAAATCTTGTGAACTTCTAAATTTGCCACTGCAAATCCCATAAACAATACCAGTGATAGCTGAAATCAAAAAGATTACTGCGACAATAGATTGCATAATCGGCGCTTTAAAACTAGCAATATTTCCTTGTGGGTCACGCAAAATAGAATCTGCTGGTAATAAAGCGAATACAAGACCAACTAATATTGCAATTAATACACCTGTAGCTATATAAAAAGAACGATTTTCTCTAGGTGTAATACTTGTAATATCTTCTGTAGGAATATTAATATCTTTATCTATTGGGCAAGCTTTTCTTAGCCAAGGTTCAGAAACCTTTTCCGTCACCCACCAGCAACTTACAATGACAATAAAAGTAGAAGCAAAAGAATAAAAATAGTTACATAAAACATTTACTTCATACGTTGGATCAATAATTTGTGCAGCTGTCTGCGTAAAGCCTTGAATAACTGGATCAATCGCAGATGGTGTATAGTTTGCAGCAAACGCGCCAGCTATCCCAGCAAAAGATGCCCCAATCCCCGCCAACGGATGTTTACCAGAGGCATAAAACATATAGGCAGCAATTGGAATGATAATCATATAGCCAGAATCCGGCGCCAAATGACTAAGCATACCTACCAAAATAACAATTGGCGTAATTAGTATTTTCGGTGTAACTGATAAGATTTTTTTCAATGCTGTATTAATATAACCAGAGCCATCTGCAATCCCAATCCCTAAAGTCGCTACAATTACCATAGCAAGCGGAGGGAATCCAGAGTAATTCGTAACCATTTTCGTCATTAACGTCACTAGCTCTTCTGCACTAAGCATATTTGTCACAGTAATTGCTTCACCTGTCGCTGGATGCACATACCCAAAAGTCATTTGCGATAAAAATGCTGAAATAATACAGGTAATAAAAAATGCTGTAATAAATAGCATGGTGATATCAGGAATTTTGTTCCCAACCTTCTCAACCCATCCTAAAAACCCGCCTACTCCATGACTTGAAGTAGAAATACTTTGTGTTGTTTCCTTCTCTTTTCCCATTTGAGGTCTCCTTTGGAATAAATGTTAATTATTATTTTATTATTTAAATTAATGTAAAATGGTAATAAAAAATAGACCTTTGCAAATAGAAGTTTTTTATCCGATGACCAATGGTGTATTTTACCTAATTAAAGTTATTCATACGAGAGTCCTTATTCTGCATAATAGCTTCCACTAGATAACACCGTCAGCCATCGGATAAGTCGTCTATTACAAGTGAATCATTTAGATAATTGTTGTTAAGTTCATTTTAATTTCATCTAAACGCGCCGCTGGCACTCCACCATCTAGCGCGGAAATTAAGCTTAGATAGAAATCATCTACCTGCGCATACATTTGCGCAATAAGCTTTTCAAATGCACTGTTCATTACATTATCATAAAATAACTGTATACGCGCTTGTTCTTTTTGCAAATAGTCGTCCGCTACAATATTTAGCACACGGTATATTTCATCACCCATTAATTTACTTTCATTATTTTCAAAAAACGCTTTTGGATTTTTAAAGTATCCCATTGCTTTCGCAAACAAGTCTTTTGAAAGCTCTTGGAAAGCTACATCAAAATCAATTTCTGCTTTGTATTCAAATTCAAAGACTGAAAAAGATACATCTTGGTTTACCTCAGCAGTCGTTTCCATTAGCACGATTTGATAATCAGCCATGATCTTTTCAGCAAAGCGATCTAGTCTTACCGTCGTTGCCCGCATTTCCTGTGCAAAGTCAAAGCCGATTTGCTCTAGCAATTCACTAAGCGAGTTTTGTAAAACCTTTTTTAAATTGCGTCCATCGTCACGTAAGACCGTCGGATTAAACGACTCTTTGAAGAAATCGTTAAAACGTAAAAACACTCTTTGCTTTGTATAATAAATCAATTCTTCTACTTCTTGATGAAGACGATGTCTTAAATTTTCTGCTGTTTGCTGGGCAAAAATATCATGAATCGCTAATTTCTCCGCTTTCATATTTTCGCGTTTCTGCTGCTTTACTCCAGCATCCTCTTTGGTGCTATCTATCAGCTTTTCCACTAAATGATACACGCGTTTCAATTCATTTTCAGATGCTTTCACTGCCATATTGGCTAAATCATTCGTAATAAAGCGATAAAACGCTTCTTCAAAATGCTGCATTCCTGAAACAGGCAGGTTGCTTTGCGTTTGTTTTTCCTTCAGCGCAATCAAACTCGACAATGCATACAAATGAGGCTTCCTAACCCCATATTTCATCAACTGTTCATATACATAACAAGTAACCGCATCTTTTTCTTCATCATTTTCTGCCAAGTCAATCGCATTAATCATAAAGAACATTTTATCAAGCTGGAAAGAATCTTTTACACGACCAAGCTGAATCAAAAACTCGCGGTCTGCTTTTGAAAATGCATGATTATAATACGTCACAAATAAGATTGCATCAGAATTTTTGATAAAATCAAAGGCT
This genomic interval from Selenobaculum gibii contains the following:
- a CDS encoding AbgT family transporter, which gives rise to MGKEKETTQSISTSSHGVGGFLGWVEKVGNKIPDITMLFITAFFITCIISAFLSQMTFGYVHPATGEAITVTNMLSAEELVTLMTKMVTNYSGFPPLAMVIVATLGIGIADGSGYINTALKKILSVTPKILITPIVILVGMLSHLAPDSGYMIIIPIAAYMFYASGKHPLAGIGASFAGIAGAFAANYTPSAIDPVIQGFTQTAAQIIDPTYEVNVLCNYFYSFASTFIVIVSCWWVTEKVSEPWLRKACPIDKDINIPTEDITSITPRENRSFYIATGVLIAILVGLVFALLPADSILRDPQGNIASFKAPIMQSIVAVIFLISAITGIVYGICSGKFRSSQDFTKSMEDITKTLIQLIVFYFFAAQFMYVFGASNIGALIAVAGAEFLKSLALPPQITIFGIIIFVAFLNLIITSASAKWAILAPIFVPMLMAVGIAPELTQVAFRISDSAVNVSTPMFAFYPLIIIYCQKYYKNTGVGTLSSLMIPYTIALLISLTIMLYLFWWFNIPLGFQADYVYPRSMF